In Burkholderiales bacterium, one DNA window encodes the following:
- a CDS encoding SIS domain-containing protein: MSHVRKYFEQVGEIARTIDHQAIDAMAESLADLRAKGGRLFFIGVGGSAGNCGHAVNDFRKLCGFEAYAPTDNVSELTARTNDEGWDTVFAAWLKTSRATDKDGVFVFSVGGGNLEKNVSPNIVRALEFAKLRGMKIFGVVGRDGGYTRKVGDQVIVIPTIDPNLVTPHTEAFQAVVWHCLVSHPKLQQHATKW; this comes from the coding sequence ATGTCACATGTTCGGAAGTATTTTGAGCAGGTGGGCGAGATCGCCCGCACCATTGACCATCAAGCCATCGATGCCATGGCCGAATCGCTCGCGGATTTGAGGGCCAAGGGAGGCAGATTGTTTTTTATCGGGGTTGGGGGAAGCGCGGGCAATTGCGGGCATGCGGTCAATGATTTTCGAAAACTATGCGGTTTCGAGGCTTATGCTCCAACTGATAATGTTTCCGAGTTGACCGCCAGGACCAATGATGAAGGCTGGGATACGGTGTTTGCTGCGTGGCTCAAAACGAGCCGTGCAACGGATAAGGATGGCGTATTTGTTTTTTCTGTCGGCGGCGGCAACTTGGAGAAGAATGTCAGCCCCAATATTGTCAGGGCATTAGAGTTCGCGAAATTACGCGGCATGAAAATTTTTGGGGTCGTGGGGCGCGATGGCGGTTATACCCGCAAGGTAGGGGACCAGGTAATTGTGATACCCACTATTGATCCTAATTTAGTTACCCCTCACACCGAAGCTTTTCAGGCTGTGGTGTGGCACTGCCTCGTGTCTCACCCAAAATTACAACAACATGCAACAAAATGGTAA
- a CDS encoding ABC transporter permease: MWGRLGWAEVRGRYRRTVFGPFWAVVSLAIFIIIFSIVWARLWKVNVVEFLPYVSAGMITWTMLSAIITEGCATFNAAEGIIKTLRFPYTVLTCALTWRNLILFFHNLVVYVGIAYFCGVPLTWATLLIIPGLFIICVNGVWVATLLGMLCARFRDVPQLITIFLQVLLFVTPIFWTYDQLSGRMGVALVNFNLLLHYLEVVRMPMLGKPPTAYSWIVVIAGTLIGWLFTLLVYSRFRRRIPYWL, translated from the coding sequence TTGTGGGGTCGGCTGGGATGGGCCGAGGTGAGAGGCCGCTATCGGCGCACCGTTTTTGGCCCCTTCTGGGCTGTGGTCAGCCTTGCAATCTTTATTATTATCTTCAGCATCGTCTGGGCTCGTCTTTGGAAAGTCAACGTTGTCGAATTCCTCCCATATGTGAGCGCAGGAATGATTACCTGGACGATGTTGTCCGCAATAATTACCGAAGGTTGTGCGACATTTAACGCTGCCGAAGGGATTATCAAAACACTGCGCTTTCCTTATACAGTGCTCACCTGTGCACTGACATGGCGGAACCTCATTCTTTTTTTTCATAATCTCGTTGTTTACGTCGGTATCGCGTATTTTTGCGGTGTTCCGTTAACGTGGGCGACGTTGTTGATAATTCCCGGCTTATTTATTATCTGTGTCAACGGAGTGTGGGTCGCTACGCTGCTGGGCATGTTGTGCGCACGCTTTCGCGACGTGCCACAACTCATCACCATCTTTCTCCAGGTTCTATTATTTGTTACACCTATCTTCTGGACATACGACCAGCTTAGCGGCCGTATGGGCGTTGCCCTTGTTAACTTTAATCTTTTGCTCCACTACCTCGAGGTTGTGCGCATGCCGATGCTTGGCAAGCCGCCGACCGCCTATAGTTGGATCGTAGTTATCGCGGGCACGCTGATTGGATGGTTGTTCACGTTACTGGTTTACAGTCGCTTCCGGCGGCGCATACCTTACTGGCTTTAA
- a CDS encoding ABC transporter ATP-binding protein → MASIILENVTVDFLIYGHLQSFRTTLLSRAGGLIRREGKRSERVSVRSLNSISLVIEHGDRVALIGHNGAGKSTLLRVIAGVYEPIAGRAIINGRVSPLFNTSPGLNLEDTGYENMLTCGLFLGMTRKEIRQKTPNIEQFTELGQYLSFPVRTYSSGMLMRLGFAIATAIDPEILLLDEGLGAGDARFVEHANKRIDALVSRSSILVLASHTETLIESMCNKAILMDQGQIVMAGTVSDVLKEYRRTSAASVAS, encoded by the coding sequence TTGGCATCAATTATTCTTGAGAATGTCACGGTTGACTTTCTGATTTACGGTCACCTGCAGAGTTTTCGCACTACGCTATTGTCGCGAGCCGGCGGATTGATCCGCCGGGAAGGCAAGCGCAGCGAGCGCGTGAGTGTGCGCTCGCTGAACAGTATTTCGCTTGTCATTGAACACGGGGATCGGGTTGCGCTTATCGGACACAATGGCGCGGGCAAGTCAACGCTTCTTCGCGTAATTGCCGGCGTTTACGAGCCTATTGCCGGACGTGCGATTATTAATGGCCGGGTGTCGCCCTTATTTAACACGAGCCCAGGGCTGAATCTAGAAGACACCGGTTATGAGAATATGCTGACCTGTGGACTCTTTCTTGGCATGACAAGAAAAGAAATTCGGCAGAAAACACCGAATATTGAGCAGTTCACCGAGCTGGGCCAATACCTCTCGTTCCCGGTCCGGACCTATTCCAGCGGAATGCTGATGCGCCTCGGCTTTGCCATCGCTACCGCGATCGATCCCGAGATACTGCTGCTGGACGAAGGGCTTGGAGCTGGCGACGCCCGTTTCGTTGAGCACGCCAATAAACGTATCGATGCGCTGGTCAGTCGATCGAGCATTCTTGTCCTTGCCTCACACACTGAAACGCTCATTGAATCCATGTGCAATAAGGCAATTCTCATGGACCAGGGACAAATCGTCATGGCCGGAACGGTTAGCGACGTCCTGAAGGAATACCGTCGGACGAGCGCCGCTTCAGTCGCCTCTTGA
- a CDS encoding HAD family hydrolase, whose product MSSRNIVKTPRAVFLDRDGVVNRCEVRRGKPYAPRRIEDFRLLPGVKNAVQALKRANFLVIVVTNQPDIGNGLINGVTVEAMHQRLKERLQVDDIKVCPHRQDEGCGCRKPKPGMLLEAARQWKIDLTNSYMVGDRCSDVVAGQSAGCYTIFINRGYREGKCPKPDRMINSLPAAVRLILSRK is encoded by the coding sequence GTGAGCTCAAGAAATATTGTCAAAACACCTCGGGCTGTTTTCCTCGACCGTGATGGGGTGGTCAACCGCTGCGAAGTGCGCAGAGGGAAGCCCTATGCGCCGCGCCGGATTGAAGATTTTCGGCTGTTGCCAGGAGTGAAGAATGCCGTGCAGGCGCTCAAGCGCGCCAATTTTCTGGTCATCGTTGTTACCAACCAACCTGACATCGGTAATGGGCTCATAAACGGTGTTACAGTCGAAGCCATGCACCAACGTCTCAAAGAGCGCCTGCAGGTGGACGATATCAAGGTTTGCCCGCACCGCCAGGATGAGGGTTGCGGGTGCCGTAAGCCTAAACCCGGGATGCTTTTGGAAGCCGCAAGACAATGGAAAATAGATCTTACCAACAGCTACATGGTGGGCGACCGTTGTAGCGATGTTGTTGCCGGGCAAAGCGCGGGTTGTTATACTATTTTTATAAATCGAGGTTACAGGGAAGGCAAGTGTCCCAAGCCGGATAGAATGATTAATTCACTTCCTGCCGCAGTTCGATTAATCCTTTCCCGAAAATGA
- a CDS encoding transaldolase has protein sequence METWKMSLINKLHVKIFADGADFDGIMKMYANPLIKGFTTNPTLMRKAGITDYEDFARKVLAAIPDRPVSLEVFADDFDEMERQAKVIASWGRNVNVKIPVTNTKREFSGALIRELSAAGVAVNVTAITTLEQVRQVTGCLAPGTPAIVSVFAGRIADTGVDPLPLMAEAVKILKSKPKAELIWASPRELLNIFHADAIGCHIITVTNDILAKLPLVGKKLEDYSLDTVQMFHRDAVAAGYSINTEKAAKPPKRAVV, from the coding sequence GTGGAGACTTGGAAGATGAGCCTGATAAATAAGCTGCATGTCAAGATCTTCGCCGACGGTGCGGATTTTGATGGAATCATGAAAATGTATGCCAACCCGCTCATCAAGGGATTTACTACTAATCCGACATTGATGCGCAAAGCGGGAATCACTGACTATGAAGATTTTGCGCGAAAGGTTCTTGCGGCGATTCCGGATCGGCCGGTCTCGCTCGAGGTGTTTGCCGATGATTTTGACGAAATGGAGCGCCAGGCGAAGGTGATTGCATCCTGGGGCAGGAATGTCAACGTCAAGATTCCCGTTACCAATACCAAACGCGAGTTTTCCGGGGCTCTTATCCGCGAACTTTCAGCAGCCGGGGTTGCGGTCAACGTAACGGCGATAACAACGCTTGAACAAGTCCGCCAAGTGACCGGGTGTCTTGCGCCAGGCACTCCGGCAATCGTTTCGGTATTCGCGGGCCGCATCGCCGATACCGGCGTCGACCCTTTGCCGCTGATGGCCGAGGCAGTGAAGATTCTGAAATCCAAACCGAAGGCTGAGCTCATCTGGGCCAGCCCGCGCGAATTGCTTAACATTTTCCATGCGGACGCCATTGGCTGCCACATTATTACCGTTACCAACGACATCCTTGCGAAGTTGCCGCTCGTGGGGAAGAAGCTCGAAGACTATTCGCTCGACACGGTCCAGATGTTTCATCGTGATGCAGTCGCCGCAGGGTATTCGATTAATACTGAAAAGGCCGCCAAGCCGCCCAAACGCGCAGTTGTTTGA
- a CDS encoding SDR family oxidoreductase, whose translation MKKVLITGGAGYVGSVLTPQLLKAGYNVTLYDMMYFGNHLPMGHPNLRLVEGDIRDTAKLAKAFAGIEAVLNLACISNDASFELDEKLSTSVNLDAFEPMVIAAKKAGVKRFVYCSSSSVYGVSDKPEVTEDHPLVPLTHYNKYKGMCEPLLWKHQGPGFTCVTIRPATICGYSPRMRLDLSVNILTNHAINNGKITVFGGSQLRPNLHIQDMCDLYQLLLSAPDEKISGQTFNAGYQNQSIMDIAKIVRRVVKEEFPDKGEIEIVTTPTDDIRSYHINSDKIARVLGFRPKYSIEDAVRDMCKAFKAGKLPNSMTDDLYFNVKRMKVLKAA comes from the coding sequence ATGAAAAAAGTCCTCATTACCGGAGGTGCGGGCTACGTTGGCAGCGTGCTCACGCCGCAGCTTCTCAAAGCGGGTTATAACGTTACCCTCTATGACATGATGTATTTCGGCAACCATCTGCCGATGGGCCACCCCAATCTCCGGCTTGTCGAAGGGGATATCCGCGATACGGCCAAGCTTGCCAAGGCCTTTGCAGGAATCGAGGCGGTGTTGAACCTTGCCTGCATTTCCAATGATGCCAGCTTTGAACTGGATGAAAAACTCAGTACCAGCGTTAACCTGGATGCTTTTGAACCGATGGTGATCGCTGCCAAAAAAGCGGGCGTGAAACGATTTGTGTACTGTTCCTCTAGTTCCGTTTACGGTGTCTCCGATAAGCCGGAGGTCACCGAAGACCACCCGCTGGTGCCCTTGACTCATTACAATAAATACAAAGGCATGTGCGAACCGTTGCTGTGGAAGCACCAGGGGCCCGGTTTCACCTGTGTCACCATCCGTCCGGCCACCATCTGTGGCTACAGCCCGCGCATGCGCCTTGACCTTTCGGTCAATATTCTGACCAACCATGCTATTAATAACGGCAAGATCACCGTTTTCGGCGGCAGCCAGCTGCGTCCCAACCTGCACATCCAGGACATGTGCGACCTTTACCAGTTGTTGCTCAGCGCGCCTGATGAGAAGATTTCCGGCCAGACCTTCAACGCCGGCTATCAGAACCAGAGCATCATGGACATCGCCAAGATTGTCCGCCGTGTGGTTAAGGAAGAATTTCCGGATAAGGGCGAAATTGAAATTGTGACCACGCCTACCGATGATATCCGCTCCTACCACATTAATTCGGACAAGATCGCCCGCGTGCTTGGCTTCAGGCCGAAATACAGCATCGAAGACGCTGTACGTGATATGTGTAAGGCTTTCAAGGCCGGCAAACTGCCCAACAGCATGACTGATGACCTTTACTTCAATGTCAAGCGCATGAAAGTGCTCAAGGCGGCATGA
- a CDS encoding NAD-dependent epimerase/dehydratase family protein translates to MTEKAIAIVTGGAGFIGSHMVDNLLDHGYRVRTIDNLVSGRESNIAHLAGSPDFSFERADIRDLHPGHKLFAQARYVFHFAGIGDIVPSIEHPLEYMSANVQGTAHVLECARHMKVQKLVYAASSSCYGLAATPTREDHPIAPRYPYALSKYMGEQACFHWRKVYGLPVNSIRIFNAYGTRVRTTGAYGAVFGVFFKQKLEGKPFTVAGDGTQKRDFLYATDVAEAFRLAAETDKTGEIWNLGAGNPQSVNHLVDLLGGERIHIPKRPGEPDCTWADITKITRDLGWRPRVSFEEGVARMARDIEAWRDAPLWDPQSIAEATKTWFQYLGNS, encoded by the coding sequence ATGACCGAAAAAGCCATTGCCATTGTCACCGGGGGGGCGGGATTTATTGGCAGTCACATGGTTGACAATCTCCTGGACCATGGCTACCGGGTGAGAACAATAGATAATTTGGTGAGCGGCCGCGAGAGCAATATCGCCCATCTTGCAGGCAGTCCGGATTTTTCGTTTGAACGTGCTGACATTCGCGACCTGCATCCAGGCCACAAGTTGTTTGCACAGGCGCGCTACGTGTTCCACTTTGCGGGGATCGGCGATATTGTTCCCTCCATCGAACACCCTCTTGAATATATGTCCGCAAACGTCCAGGGCACGGCCCATGTGCTGGAGTGTGCCCGTCACATGAAAGTGCAAAAGCTGGTTTATGCGGCATCTTCGTCCTGTTACGGTCTTGCCGCTACGCCGACACGCGAGGATCATCCCATCGCGCCGCGATACCCCTACGCGCTGAGTAAATACATGGGGGAACAGGCGTGTTTTCATTGGCGCAAGGTGTATGGCCTGCCGGTAAATTCGATTCGCATCTTTAATGCTTACGGGACAAGGGTACGGACTACCGGCGCCTACGGCGCGGTGTTCGGCGTCTTCTTCAAGCAAAAACTGGAGGGCAAGCCGTTCACGGTAGCCGGCGACGGCACGCAGAAACGCGACTTTCTTTATGCGACCGACGTGGCGGAGGCATTTCGGCTTGCCGCCGAAACAGACAAGACCGGCGAGATCTGGAATCTCGGGGCCGGCAATCCGCAGTCAGTAAATCACCTGGTTGATCTTTTAGGCGGTGAAAGAATCCATATTCCAAAGCGGCCTGGCGAGCCCGATTGCACCTGGGCCGATATTACGAAGATTACGCGCGATTTGGGATGGCGGCCGCGGGTGTCTTTCGAAGAAGGCGTGGCGCGTATGGCTAGGGACATCGAAGCATGGCGCGATGCACCGTTATGGGATCCGCAATCCATCGCCGAGGCGACGAAAACCTGGTTTCAATATCTTGGCAACAGCTGA
- a CDS encoding PfkB family carbohydrate kinase, translating to MRKIIGPRPRKKKVIMCHGVFDVVHPGHLRHLLYAKSKADILIASITADAHISKGQYRPHIPQDLRALNLAAFEIVDYVIIDSEATPLKNISRLQPDFFAKGYEYTADNTTPKTHEEKEVLESYGGKIIFTPGDIVYSSTKLIDLAPPSIRLETLLTLMHRHKLTFGSLRGSLDKLKGKKVHVVGDTIVDSYTQTAMIGGQAKTPTMSVLYERRDDYIGGAAVVAEHLRAAGAQVVFSTVLGDDALKDFVLNGLKKSGVECRPVIDSTRPTTNKNAIVAGGYRLLKIDTLDNRTISDEILDKLAKTVKGTSCDAVVFSDFRHGIFNRRTIPRLVKAIPPKAYKVADSQVASRWGNITEFKNFDLITPNEREARFALADQDSGIRPLASALYDSANCKTLILKLGERGVLTCRSKNHEFLDSFAVVDSFVDRLVDAVGAGDALLAYATLAMLVTKSDTVATIIGSMAAACECERDGNVPITPGDVHKKIDDVERQANYR from the coding sequence TTGCGCAAAATCATCGGACCGCGCCCGCGGAAGAAAAAGGTAATCATGTGCCACGGCGTGTTCGATGTGGTGCATCCAGGGCACCTGCGGCATCTTCTTTACGCCAAGAGTAAAGCCGATATCCTGATAGCCAGCATCACGGCGGACGCGCATATCAGCAAGGGACAATACCGGCCGCACATACCGCAAGATCTCCGTGCGCTTAACTTGGCTGCTTTCGAAATCGTCGATTACGTGATCATAGATTCGGAAGCCACCCCGCTAAAGAATATTTCAAGGCTTCAGCCGGATTTTTTTGCCAAGGGCTACGAGTATACCGCTGACAATACCACGCCGAAAACGCATGAAGAGAAGGAAGTGCTGGAGTCCTATGGCGGCAAAATTATTTTTACTCCAGGCGACATTGTCTATTCCTCCACCAAGCTTATTGACCTGGCGCCGCCCAGTATCAGGCTGGAGACGCTGCTCACTTTGATGCATAGGCACAAGCTCACGTTCGGCTCACTGCGGGGAAGCCTCGATAAACTCAAGGGGAAAAAAGTTCATGTGGTGGGGGACACCATCGTTGATAGCTACACCCAGACCGCGATGATTGGCGGTCAAGCCAAAACTCCCACCATGAGCGTGCTTTATGAAAGACGTGATGATTACATCGGTGGAGCTGCTGTAGTGGCAGAGCATTTGCGGGCTGCGGGTGCGCAAGTGGTGTTTTCCACGGTTCTGGGCGATGATGCGTTGAAAGACTTCGTGCTGAACGGGCTCAAGAAGTCCGGTGTCGAATGCCGTCCGGTTATTGACTCTACCCGGCCCACTACCAACAAGAATGCCATCGTAGCGGGCGGCTACAGGCTGCTTAAAATTGATACGCTGGATAACCGCACTATTTCTGACGAGATACTTGATAAACTGGCCAAGACTGTCAAAGGAACATCCTGTGATGCCGTGGTGTTCAGTGATTTTCGCCACGGCATCTTCAATCGCCGCACTATTCCGCGGCTGGTCAAAGCCATTCCACCAAAAGCATACAAAGTAGCGGACAGCCAGGTTGCCAGCCGTTGGGGCAACATAACCGAGTTCAAAAATTTCGATCTCATTACGCCCAATGAGCGGGAAGCCCGTTTCGCATTGGCTGACCAGGATTCCGGCATTCGTCCCCTGGCTTCCGCTCTGTACGATTCCGCAAATTGCAAGACGCTTATCCTAAAACTCGGTGAACGCGGCGTGCTCACCTGCCGCAGTAAAAACCATGAATTCCTTGATTCCTTCGCGGTGGTGGATAGTTTTGTCGATCGGTTGGTAGACGCGGTCGGTGCCGGAGATGCGCTCCTCGCTTATGCTACTTTAGCCATGCTTGTCACGAAGTCGGACACAGTTGCCACCATAATTGGCTCGATGGCGGCGGCATGTGAATGTGAACGCGACGGGAATGTTCCAATTACGCCTGGAGACGTGCATAAAAAGATTGACGATGTTGAACGGCAGGCCAATTACCGCTAG
- a CDS encoding Gfo/Idh/MocA family oxidoreductase: MRSLVVGLGVQGNKRRHFAGSDFVAAVDPVNTEAQYRAVEEVPLSSYDAALVCISDKPKVDVLTYLLNNGKHVLVEKPLWADDGDKIMQLNRLADSRKVVCYTAYNHRFEPHYMRMRDLVKSGELGKIYRCRMFYGNGTARLVRDSAWRDQGAGVLPDLGSHLLDTARFWFGELEDDFHIVSANCFENRAPDHVVFASDTTKPKLEFEITLLSWRNDFTCDVLAEKGTAHIRSLCKWGPSIFTKRTRILPSGRPPEDVVTLVEDDPTWAAEYAHFKALCKSPSTDLSNDLWLQRLLRRLGEDALRKIRA; the protein is encoded by the coding sequence ATGCGATCTCTCGTAGTCGGCCTCGGTGTCCAGGGTAATAAACGCCGGCACTTCGCCGGAAGCGATTTTGTCGCTGCCGTCGACCCGGTCAATACCGAAGCCCAATACCGCGCGGTCGAGGAAGTCCCGCTTTCAAGTTATGATGCGGCGCTGGTGTGCATATCCGATAAACCCAAAGTGGATGTGCTCACTTACCTCCTGAACAACGGCAAACACGTGTTGGTGGAAAAGCCGTTGTGGGCTGATGACGGTGACAAGATCATGCAGCTCAACCGGCTCGCAGACTCCAGGAAGGTTGTATGCTACACCGCATATAACCACCGCTTCGAGCCGCATTACATGCGCATGCGCGACTTGGTTAAATCCGGCGAGCTGGGAAAAATTTATCGCTGCAGGATGTTTTACGGCAATGGCACTGCCAGGCTGGTGCGCGATTCGGCGTGGCGCGATCAAGGCGCGGGAGTGCTGCCGGACCTGGGGTCACATCTCTTGGATACCGCAAGATTCTGGTTTGGCGAGCTGGAAGATGATTTTCACATCGTTTCCGCCAATTGTTTTGAGAACCGGGCGCCGGATCACGTAGTGTTCGCCTCGGATACGACCAAACCCAAACTTGAGTTTGAAATTACGCTTCTATCCTGGCGTAATGATTTCACCTGCGATGTGCTCGCCGAAAAAGGCACGGCCCACATTCGCTCGCTGTGCAAATGGGGCCCCAGCATATTTACCAAGCGTACCCGGATACTGCCTTCCGGCCGTCCTCCCGAAGACGTAGTCACCCTGGTCGAAGACGATCCAACCTGGGCCGCCGAGTATGCCCATTTCAAGGCGCTTTGCAAGAGTCCCAGCACCGACCTGTCCAATGATTTGTGGTTGCAGCGGCTGTTGCGCAGATTGGGCGAGGATGCCTTGCGAAAGATCAGAGCGTGA
- a CDS encoding nucleotide sugar dehydrogenase yields the protein MTHLGLNSAAAAAEKGFETLCFDADPAVIARLSSGALPVMEPGLPQLLEKNRERIRFTSDSGDLKRCDVIYIAADVPTDDQGESDLTGIRALIDAAAIGLNSKAILVILCQVPPGFTRSLPLPPERLYYQAETLIFGNAVERAVRPERIIVGCAAPQRPLPESYRQFLSAFECPILPMRFESAELAKIAINCCLVASISVANTLAELSERIGADWSEIAPALKLDRRIGAHSYLNPGLGLAGGNLERDLATVLRLAQATGSDAGIIEAFVRNSRHRRDWVLRTLHGEVLAVKPRAVLGVLGLAYKENTHSIKNSPSLALIKHLQRCTLRVYDPAVPSTSANHPAATGCASALKAAQGVDALIIMTPWPVFRDLKPADLAQVMAGRAVIDPYRVLDGNAVVSAGLDYFTLGMPALRAEKHKAARA from the coding sequence ATGACCCACCTCGGACTCAACTCGGCCGCTGCGGCGGCGGAGAAAGGATTCGAAACGCTTTGCTTCGATGCCGATCCCGCCGTCATTGCAAGGCTGAGCTCAGGAGCACTGCCGGTGATGGAGCCTGGTTTACCACAGTTGCTGGAGAAAAACCGGGAGCGCATCAGATTTACATCAGACAGCGGCGATCTCAAACGTTGCGATGTCATCTACATTGCCGCTGATGTGCCTACCGATGATCAGGGAGAGAGCGATCTCACCGGTATCCGGGCGCTGATTGACGCTGCTGCCATCGGCCTAAACAGCAAAGCGATTCTGGTAATCCTGTGCCAAGTACCGCCGGGATTTACCCGAAGCCTTCCGCTGCCGCCAGAACGCCTTTATTACCAGGCTGAAACACTGATATTCGGGAATGCAGTGGAACGTGCCGTGCGTCCCGAGCGCATTATTGTCGGCTGTGCGGCTCCGCAGCGGCCGCTGCCTGAAAGCTACCGGCAATTTTTGTCGGCATTCGAATGCCCCATCCTGCCGATGCGCTTTGAGAGCGCCGAGCTGGCCAAAATCGCCATCAACTGCTGTCTTGTGGCTTCAATCAGCGTGGCCAACACGCTTGCGGAACTCAGCGAGCGGATAGGCGCCGACTGGAGTGAAATCGCGCCCGCCTTGAAGCTTGATAGGCGCATTGGCGCACATTCGTATCTCAACCCGGGTCTTGGGCTGGCCGGCGGAAATCTGGAACGGGATCTGGCCACAGTGCTGCGCCTTGCTCAGGCAACCGGCAGTGACGCGGGCATTATTGAAGCCTTCGTGCGCAACAGCCGGCATCGGCGCGATTGGGTGCTACGCACGCTTCACGGCGAGGTGCTCGCAGTAAAGCCGCGCGCCGTACTGGGCGTGCTCGGACTTGCTTACAAAGAAAACACGCACTCCATCAAGAATTCTCCCTCGCTGGCGCTGATCAAGCATCTGCAGCGCTGCACACTCAGGGTTTACGATCCGGCGGTTCCGTCTACCTCGGCAAACCATCCCGCCGCCACAGGCTGCGCTTCGGCGCTTAAGGCGGCACAAGGCGTCGATGCGCTTATCATCATGACGCCTTGGCCTGTCTTCCGCGATCTTAAGCCCGCCGATCTCGCGCAGGTGATGGCAGGCCGGGCGGTTATTGATCCTTATCGCGTCCTCGACGGGAATGCCGTGGTTTCGGCCGGCCTCGACTATTTCACTCTCGGCATGCCTGCGCTGCGCGCCGAAAAGCACAAGGCAGCTCGTGCTTGA
- a CDS encoding NAD-dependent epimerase/dehydratase family protein, which translates to MLEHLNPNPVKPSRVVVIGAGGFVGGAIRKKLTAEGVNTLALTRKEMDLLADDAAARLRELLQPTDSVVMVSAVAPAKTIPDLMQNLKMAEAVCEVLAAATVAHLVYISSDAVYADDANPVNERSYCAPSTLHGMMHAARELMLKSSTHAPFAALRPTLIYGAADPHNGYGPNRFRRQAAKGEPITLFGEGEERRDHVAIEDVAALVALVLAHRSAGVLNVATGVSTSFHDIAHMTAALFSNMVPVKSTPRQGPRPHLTHRFFDITDCLKAFPDFHYTPLSKGLFLAKQAA; encoded by the coding sequence GTGCTTGAACACTTAAATCCAAATCCCGTCAAGCCGAGCCGCGTCGTCGTCATCGGCGCCGGCGGTTTTGTCGGAGGAGCAATCAGGAAGAAACTTACTGCCGAGGGCGTGAACACGCTTGCGCTTACCCGCAAAGAAATGGATTTGCTGGCAGACGATGCCGCTGCGAGATTAAGGGAATTATTGCAGCCGACCGACAGCGTGGTTATGGTCTCGGCGGTTGCTCCTGCCAAGACCATTCCCGATCTCATGCAGAATCTGAAAATGGCGGAAGCGGTATGCGAGGTGCTGGCCGCCGCAACCGTTGCGCATCTCGTCTATATCAGCTCGGATGCGGTTTACGCGGATGACGCCAACCCGGTGAACGAGCGATCATACTGCGCGCCATCAACTCTTCATGGCATGATGCATGCGGCGCGCGAGTTGATGCTCAAGTCATCAACTCATGCGCCCTTCGCGGCATTGCGCCCTACCCTGATTTACGGCGCAGCAGACCCGCATAACGGCTATGGTCCCAACCGCTTCCGCCGCCAGGCCGCCAAGGGGGAGCCGATTACGTTGTTTGGCGAAGGCGAAGAAAGGCGCGACCATGTTGCAATCGAAGACGTTGCCGCCCTTGTCGCGCTGGTGCTTGCACACCGCAGTGCGGGAGTTCTGAATGTGGCAACCGGTGTATCGACATCGTTTCATGACATCGCGCACATGACAGCCGCTTTATTTTCCAATATGGTTCCAGTCAAAAGTACGCCTCGCCAGGGTCCGCGCCCGCACTTGACACATCGGTTCTTTGACATCACCGATTGCCTAAAGGCATTTCCTGATTTTCATTACACCCCTCTCAGCAAGGGGCTATTCCTGGCAAAACAGGCTGCATAA